A genomic segment from Methanolobus zinderi encodes:
- a CDS encoding ABC transporter substrate-binding protein: protein MDSRKFLKSSTFLILTILVAVAVLVSGCAEQGTDTGNETEGATVTELTFGYQPSTHQIAYLAAKDNGWWTEDLSPFGVETLNDNVFPTGAPEMQAMLSGELDVAYVGAAPVVAAIANGLDGKIVAAAQIQGSDIVLRNEYEYESPEDLKGLRIATFPPGTIQDTLLRNWLESNNIDPENDVTIVPMGPGDAMTAISAEQVDAVFLPHPAPTLIAEEGVGRSVVSSGEIQEDHACCVVVVSGDLIRENPEMVQQIVETHVRATEYTVENPDEAAQIFADDQDWDVEVVEQSINDWDGEWVSDPNLIVNSTVDYAQVQYELGYISAPLEQDDIFDLSFYEALDQ, encoded by the coding sequence ATGGACAGCAGAAAGTTTCTAAAATCATCCACATTTTTGATATTAACAATTCTTGTGGCTGTGGCCGTACTCGTGTCCGGCTGCGCAGAACAGGGTACAGACACAGGAAACGAAACAGAAGGAGCAACGGTTACAGAACTAACATTCGGTTATCAGCCAAGTACCCACCAGATTGCCTATCTTGCAGCAAAAGATAATGGATGGTGGACTGAAGATCTCTCTCCATTTGGTGTTGAAACACTAAATGACAATGTATTCCCTACAGGCGCTCCTGAAATGCAGGCCATGCTCTCAGGTGAGCTGGATGTAGCATATGTAGGTGCTGCCCCGGTGGTAGCTGCTATTGCAAATGGCCTGGACGGAAAGATCGTTGCTGCGGCACAGATACAGGGGTCTGATATCGTATTGCGTAATGAATATGAATACGAGAGTCCGGAAGATCTGAAAGGCCTGAGAATAGCCACCTTCCCGCCAGGAACAATACAGGATACACTCCTGAGGAACTGGCTTGAGTCAAACAACATCGATCCAGAGAACGATGTTACCATCGTACCAATGGGTCCGGGAGATGCGATGACAGCTATCTCAGCCGAACAGGTTGATGCTGTGTTCCTGCCACATCCCGCACCAACTCTCATTGCAGAGGAAGGCGTTGGCAGATCAGTAGTATCTTCAGGTGAGATCCAGGAAGATCACGCATGCTGTGTTGTTGTCGTTAGCGGTGATCTCATTCGTGAGAACCCTGAAATGGTCCAGCAGATCGTGGAAACACACGTACGTGCAACCGAGTATACAGTGGAGAACCCTGATGAGGCAGCACAGATATTTGCCGATGACCAGGACTGGGATGTTGAAGTCGTAGAGCAGTCGATTAATGACTGGGACGGAGAATGGGTCTCAGATCCAAACCTCATAGTCAACTCCACAGTGGACTATGCTCAGGTACAGTACGAACTTGGTTACATCAGTGCACCACTTGAGCAGGATGACATATTTGATCTGAGCTTCTATGAAGCTCTGGATCAATAA
- a CDS encoding helix-turn-helix domain-containing protein produces MNAADKVIDAVFESDENFREVLSKAIKEDLGLTAVEFADRADIPQSTLYKIMSGKREPNMKTLRQIVRTIKMIEGSEKGDFIAVIAARPVLDSMSESKRKIGNTLYTIREYSATSMEEAIIAAIRAERDGAKALVCAPIVSPTVEKILRIPVATIMPKNSLMEAIEIASQKLS; encoded by the coding sequence ATGAATGCTGCTGATAAAGTGATCGATGCTGTCTTTGAATCTGATGAAAACTTCAGAGAAGTATTATCAAAGGCCATCAAAGAAGATCTTGGCCTGACTGCCGTTGAGTTCGCAGATAGGGCGGACATACCTCAGAGTACATTGTATAAGATCATGTCGGGAAAACGGGAGCCTAACATGAAAACCCTGCGCCAGATAGTCCGGACCATAAAAATGATAGAAGGGTCTGAGAAGGGTGATTTTATAGCAGTCATAGCCGCACGTCCGGTTCTTGACAGTATGAGTGAATCAAAGAGAAAGATAGGCAACACATTATACACCATACGGGAGTATTCGGCAACATCCATGGAAGAGGCTATCATTGCAGCTATCCGTGCTGAGAGAGATGGTGCCAAAGCACTTGTCTGCGCACCCATAGTAAGTCCCACTGTAGAAAAGATACTGAGAATCCCGGTTGCGACGATTATGCCAAAAAACAGCCTCATGGAAGCTATAG